A single region of the Paramicrobacterium fandaimingii genome encodes:
- a CDS encoding MFS transporter, producing MSSNAGENSEPEAEYSAPSVDSPEGRKTIRRAIGASAIGNATEWYDYGVYSVAVTYITANFFSGGTVWALATFAISFLVRPLGGLVWGPLGDRLGRKAVLALTIVMMAGSTTVIGLLPNFDVIGYWAPGLLIFLRMVQGFSTGGEYGGAATFMAEYSPDKKRGFFGSFLEFGTLFGFVLGTAFVLVLSLIIGEDAMMAWGWRIPFLLAAPMGLIGVYLRSKMEDTPVFREMEDTQQLEQSATGGLKDLVMRYWRPLLAMGGLVVALNVTNYTLLTYMPTYLETQINMSKDGSLLLIIIGELCMMAIIPFSGSISDKVGRRPMWAVSLIGLIVAAIPMYMLMGTGFVGALIGFAVLGILYVIQLSTISATFPAMFPTQVRYAGFAITYNVATAIFGGTAPAVNEGLIDATGNLLIPAFYMMAACIVGLIALKFVPETAGASIRGSEIPTSEIAVVGGSDGSKE from the coding sequence ATGTCATCGAATGCAGGGGAGAACAGCGAACCTGAGGCGGAGTATTCGGCGCCGAGCGTCGATTCGCCGGAAGGTCGCAAAACCATCAGGCGGGCGATCGGCGCATCCGCAATCGGAAACGCGACAGAATGGTACGACTACGGCGTCTACTCGGTAGCAGTCACGTACATCACGGCGAACTTCTTCTCGGGAGGAACCGTCTGGGCACTCGCCACGTTCGCCATCTCGTTCCTGGTGAGACCGCTCGGTGGTCTCGTCTGGGGGCCCCTCGGTGACCGGCTCGGGCGCAAAGCGGTTCTCGCCTTGACGATCGTCATGATGGCGGGTTCGACGACGGTGATCGGTCTACTGCCGAATTTCGACGTCATCGGCTATTGGGCTCCAGGGCTGTTGATCTTCCTCCGCATGGTGCAGGGCTTCTCAACCGGCGGCGAGTACGGCGGTGCGGCAACGTTCATGGCCGAGTACTCCCCCGACAAGAAGCGCGGGTTTTTCGGCAGCTTCCTCGAGTTCGGAACCCTCTTCGGTTTTGTGCTCGGAACGGCATTCGTCTTGGTGCTGAGCCTCATTATCGGTGAGGACGCCATGATGGCCTGGGGCTGGAGAATCCCGTTCCTCCTCGCAGCCCCCATGGGGCTCATCGGTGTGTATCTTCGCAGCAAGATGGAGGACACACCTGTCTTCCGCGAGATGGAGGACACCCAGCAGCTCGAGCAGTCCGCGACAGGCGGGTTGAAGGACCTCGTGATGCGGTACTGGCGTCCGCTGCTCGCGATGGGCGGACTCGTCGTCGCGTTGAATGTCACGAACTACACGTTGCTCACCTACATGCCCACGTACCTCGAAACGCAGATCAACATGAGCAAGGACGGTTCCCTGCTTCTGATCATCATCGGGGAGCTGTGCATGATGGCGATCATCCCGTTCTCGGGCAGCATCTCCGACAAAGTCGGTCGACGACCGATGTGGGCTGTGTCGCTGATCGGACTCATCGTCGCAGCCATTCCCATGTACATGCTCATGGGAACAGGGTTCGTCGGCGCGCTGATCGGCTTCGCCGTCCTCGGAATCCTCTACGTGATCCAACTGTCGACGATATCTGCCACGTTCCCCGCCATGTTCCCGACGCAGGTGCGCTACGCCGGCTTTGCCATCACCTACAACGTGGCAACAGCGATTTTCGGCGGTACGGCACCGGCGGTGAACGAGGGCTTGATCGATGCAACGGGCAACCTTCTCATTCCGGCCTTCTACATGATGGCTGCCTGCATCGTCGGTCTCATCGCCCTCAAATTCGTTCCGGAGACCGCGGGCGCTTCCATTCGCGGTTCGGAGATTCCCACGTCGGAAATCGCCGTCGTCGGCGGGTCGGACGGTTCAAAGGAGTAA
- a CDS encoding ATP-dependent Clp protease ATP-binding subunit, with product MAAYFGPVGSDPRSFDEFLARYLRGQQAAQPSRSIDITRLLSRRTHDVLNVAARFAMEHGHDEVDALHILRVMAEESPAADAIRGTGADPAAVARAAEESLPAAHDEKREQLPSLTSSGRRLLVDAYQVARGFGSTYVDPEHLFLAFVLGEDSPAARILQKVGVTPAALQAVANGESPAGISTDEGSSTASESPMLEKFGRNLTEEALAGRIDPVIGRHDEIEQAVEILSRRTKNNPVLIGEAGVGKTAVVEGLAQKIAADEVPVQLRGKQVIEIDVAAMLSGTRYRGDFEERLTTVLDEITARTDELIVFIDELHTVVGAGGGGEGGMDAGNILKPRLARGDLHLIGATTLSEYRVIEKDAAFSRRFQPVVVGEPSIDDTVTILDGLKDAYEQFHAVTYTDEALRAAVQLSARYMTDRFLPDKAIDLIDQAGARKRLADGAAVDVDALGDELSSLEAEKAEAVEREDYEQASRIRDKIVEAESAVTAAADSVRPTIEQADIAAVIARATGIPVNRVTDVDRGRLAQLDGDLHKRVVGQNDAVEAVARAVRRSRTGMGDERRPVGSFLFLGPTGVGKTELAKSLATSLFGTDDAMVRFDMSEFGERHTVSRLVGAPPGYVGYDEAGELTERVRRRPYSVVLLDEIEKAHPDVFNMLLQVLDDGRLTDGQGRTVDFRNTVIIMTSNLGSEFLSSKSGPMGFVADGHDEIDVRARVMGRLRESMRPEFLNRIDEIVLFSRLGPEQLKEIVRHLIASTEQRVTAQGHGFAIDEAAIAWIAEHGSEPEFGARPLKRLIQREVDDRIAGLLVDDSLRDGDDVEVTVAGGEIVVRAQRHRVATAA from the coding sequence TTGGCTGCATACTTCGGACCCGTCGGCTCGGATCCTCGCTCATTCGATGAGTTTCTGGCTCGCTACCTGCGGGGCCAGCAAGCGGCACAGCCCAGTCGCTCGATCGATATCACCCGTCTGCTCAGCAGGCGAACGCACGACGTGCTGAACGTTGCCGCGCGATTCGCCATGGAGCATGGGCACGACGAGGTCGACGCTCTGCACATTCTGCGAGTGATGGCCGAGGAGTCGCCCGCGGCCGATGCCATTCGAGGCACCGGCGCCGATCCTGCGGCCGTCGCGAGGGCCGCAGAAGAAAGTCTGCCCGCTGCGCATGACGAGAAGAGGGAGCAGCTTCCCTCCCTGACATCGTCTGGCCGTCGTCTTCTCGTCGACGCGTACCAAGTCGCGCGCGGTTTTGGGTCGACGTACGTCGACCCTGAGCACCTGTTCCTCGCCTTCGTGCTGGGCGAAGACTCGCCCGCCGCCCGCATTCTGCAGAAGGTCGGCGTGACTCCCGCGGCACTGCAGGCCGTCGCCAACGGCGAGTCGCCTGCGGGCATCTCGACGGACGAGGGCAGCTCGACAGCATCCGAAAGCCCCATGCTTGAGAAGTTCGGCCGAAATCTCACCGAAGAAGCGCTCGCGGGACGCATTGACCCCGTCATTGGGCGCCACGACGAGATCGAGCAAGCCGTTGAGATTCTCTCGCGACGCACAAAGAACAATCCGGTGCTGATCGGGGAAGCGGGGGTCGGAAAGACTGCCGTCGTCGAGGGGCTGGCCCAGAAGATCGCTGCAGACGAGGTTCCCGTGCAGCTTCGGGGCAAGCAGGTGATCGAGATTGACGTTGCGGCCATGCTGAGCGGCACTCGCTATCGTGGCGATTTCGAGGAGCGCCTCACGACGGTGCTTGATGAGATCACCGCGCGCACCGATGAACTGATCGTCTTCATCGACGAACTGCACACGGTCGTCGGGGCCGGCGGCGGCGGTGAGGGCGGTATGGATGCCGGAAACATTCTCAAACCGCGACTCGCCCGCGGCGATCTTCACCTGATCGGCGCGACGACGCTGTCGGAGTACCGCGTCATTGAAAAGGACGCGGCGTTCTCCCGGCGCTTCCAGCCGGTGGTCGTGGGCGAACCGAGCATCGACGACACGGTGACGATTCTTGACGGGCTGAAGGACGCATACGAACAGTTCCACGCCGTGACGTACACCGACGAAGCGCTCCGCGCGGCGGTGCAGCTTTCGGCACGGTACATGACGGATCGCTTCCTGCCGGACAAGGCAATCGACCTCATCGATCAGGCCGGCGCTCGCAAACGGCTCGCCGATGGCGCCGCCGTCGACGTTGATGCGCTGGGCGACGAACTCAGCTCTCTGGAAGCGGAGAAAGCTGAGGCCGTTGAGCGTGAGGACTACGAGCAGGCGTCGCGCATTCGAGACAAGATCGTGGAGGCAGAGTCAGCGGTCACGGCTGCAGCAGACTCTGTGCGCCCGACGATCGAGCAGGCAGACATCGCCGCCGTGATTGCGAGGGCGACTGGGATCCCTGTGAATCGCGTGACTGATGTAGATCGTGGGCGGCTTGCACAGCTGGACGGTGACCTTCATAAGCGGGTCGTCGGGCAGAACGATGCGGTCGAGGCCGTGGCACGGGCTGTCCGTCGCAGCCGCACGGGAATGGGCGACGAGCGTCGGCCGGTGGGAAGCTTCTTGTTCCTTGGCCCGACAGGGGTCGGTAAGACCGAGCTCGCGAAGTCGCTCGCCACCTCTCTCTTCGGCACAGACGACGCCATGGTCCGATTCGACATGAGCGAATTCGGAGAGCGGCACACCGTCTCACGGCTGGTGGGAGCGCCCCCCGGATACGTCGGCTACGACGAAGCGGGGGAGCTCACGGAGCGCGTGCGCAGGCGCCCATACTCCGTCGTGCTTCTCGACGAGATCGAGAAGGCGCACCCGGACGTCTTCAACATGTTGCTGCAGGTGCTCGACGACGGCCGTCTCACGGACGGACAAGGGAGAACTGTCGACTTCAGAAACACCGTCATCATTATGACGTCGAACCTCGGGTCGGAATTTCTGTCGAGCAAGAGCGGACCGATGGGGTTCGTCGCAGACGGGCACGATGAGATTGACGTTCGCGCACGGGTCATGGGGCGCCTCCGCGAGTCCATGCGCCCCGAGTTCCTCAACAGGATCGATGAGATTGTTCTCTTCAGCAGATTGGGGCCCGAGCAGCTGAAGGAGATCGTCCGTCATCTCATCGCGAGTACCGAGCAGCGCGTGACGGCGCAGGGCCACGGGTTCGCAATCGATGAAGCGGCCATCGCGTGGATTGCGGAACATGGCTCCGAGCCGGAGTTCGGCGCACGTCCGCTGAAGCGGCTCATTCAACGTGAAGTCGACGACCGCATTGCCGGACTGCTTGTCGACGACAGTCTTCGAGATGGTGACGACGTCGAGGTGACTGTCGCGGGCGGTGAGATTGTCGTGCGTGCCCAGCGGCATCGCGTGGCTACTGCGGCATAG
- a CDS encoding mismatch-specific DNA-glycosylase: MRFTKIELEQFRDAVIPDLVADGVRLLFVGINPGLWTAATQTPFAHPGNRFFPALREAGIYDAGRSFSSGFNDADRRRFTDAGLGVTNLVRRATARADELSRHELREGAHALEARVAQWNPRVVAMVGLTSYRHGFDRPKALAGKQEVLLGGAELWVLANPSGLNAHETVSTLAASYAQPARSAGVV; encoded by the coding sequence ATGAGGTTTACGAAAATTGAACTCGAGCAGTTCAGGGATGCCGTCATTCCCGACCTCGTCGCCGATGGCGTTCGACTTCTCTTTGTCGGAATCAACCCGGGGCTGTGGACTGCGGCGACGCAGACCCCCTTTGCGCACCCGGGCAATCGCTTCTTCCCCGCGCTGCGGGAGGCGGGCATCTACGATGCCGGACGATCGTTCTCGTCGGGATTCAACGACGCGGATCGGCGACGCTTCACGGATGCCGGTCTCGGCGTGACAAATCTTGTGAGGCGCGCGACGGCGCGCGCTGATGAGCTGTCCCGGCACGAGCTGCGCGAAGGCGCACATGCCCTCGAGGCGCGCGTTGCGCAGTGGAATCCTCGCGTTGTGGCAATGGTGGGTCTCACGTCTTACCGTCACGGGTTCGATCGTCCGAAAGCGCTCGCAGGAAAGCAGGAGGTGCTGTTGGGCGGGGCCGAGCTCTGGGTGCTTGCGAACCCGAGCGGCCTGAACGCCCACGAGACGGTGTCGACTCTCGCAGCCTCATACGCGCAGCCCGCGCGTTCGGCCGGCGTGGTCTGA